From the genome of Pukyongia salina, one region includes:
- a CDS encoding OmpA family protein translates to MKKLFLLGLSMLVASATFAQDLPTNPEPGKCYVRCTTPDVYVNETVQVMTKPAYKKLRTVPAKYETVTERVMVKAPGKRLRVIPEKWGTETVTYVKKQAGSALSVSPASFTSDAETLEIKPAFAQWELGSPAPDCASSNPNDCRYWCYKGYPAEYTTVSVTRLANDASANRSTVPEQMGSFTKRVVTEPARVVEEEVPAEYANITKTVLVKDAEVIEETVPAVYKTVTKEVLKTKGGLTTWKEVECELVEYQALPINWNLGSATLTPQAKNLIDTRLMPVLAQNPGVKLEIASHTDSRGSSTSNQDLSERRAQAVVNYLQSKGVNPSLLVANGYGENRLKNRCSDGVSCTEREHAANRRTEFRLINN, encoded by the coding sequence ATGAAGAAATTATTTCTTTTAGGCCTTTCAATGTTAGTTGCTTCAGCAACCTTTGCACAGGACCTTCCAACTAACCCGGAACCGGGTAAATGTTATGTACGTTGTACAACACCAGACGTATATGTAAATGAGACCGTACAGGTAATGACCAAGCCGGCGTACAAGAAGCTACGCACCGTACCTGCCAAATACGAAACTGTTACTGAAAGAGTAATGGTGAAAGCTCCCGGGAAAAGATTAAGAGTTATTCCTGAAAAATGGGGAACAGAAACAGTGACCTATGTAAAGAAACAAGCCGGATCTGCCTTAAGCGTAAGCCCAGCTTCTTTTACAAGTGATGCTGAAACACTTGAGATCAAACCTGCTTTTGCACAATGGGAACTTGGTTCCCCTGCACCGGATTGTGCATCTTCTAACCCAAATGACTGCCGTTACTGGTGTTATAAGGGATACCCTGCCGAATATACCACTGTATCTGTTACACGTTTGGCAAATGACGCTTCTGCAAATCGTTCAACGGTACCGGAACAAATGGGATCGTTTACAAAGCGTGTAGTTACCGAGCCTGCAAGAGTTGTTGAGGAAGAAGTTCCGGCAGAATATGCAAACATTACTAAAACCGTTTTAGTAAAGGATGCTGAAGTTATTGAAGAAACTGTACCTGCTGTGTACAAAACAGTAACAAAAGAGGTTCTTAAAACTAAAGGTGGACTTACCACATGGAAAGAAGTAGAGTGCGAATTGGTTGAGTACCAAGCCCTACCTATTAACTGGAACCTGGGAAGTGCAACCCTTACTCCACAAGCTAAAAACCTTATCGATACCAGACTAATGCCGGTATTGGCTCAGAATCCAGGTGTAAAACTAGAGATTGCATCGCATACAGATTCAAGAGGAAGCAGTACTTCAAATCAGGATCTTTCTGAAAGAAGAGCTCAGGCTGTAGTTAATTACCTTCAGTCTAAAGGTGTTAATCCTAGCCTTCTTGTAGCCAACGGTTACGGTGAGAACAGATTGAAGAATCGTTGTTCAGACGGCGTATCATGTACAGAACGTGAGCATGCTGCAAACCGTAGAACAGAATTCAGATTGATCAATAATTAA
- a CDS encoding YegP family protein: protein MFELKQSGDKYHFVLKAGNGQVILSSQMYASKSSAMNGIESVKKNCGDDKLYEKKTAKNGKFHFNLKSTNGQIVGSSQMYAGESGMNNGIESVKKNAPGAKVKEVE from the coding sequence ATGTTTGAATTAAAGCAAAGCGGAGACAAATATCACTTCGTATTGAAGGCCGGTAATGGCCAGGTAATCCTTTCCAGCCAGATGTACGCTTCAAAGTCGAGTGCTATGAACGGTATAGAATCTGTTAAGAAAAATTGTGGTGACGATAAATTGTATGAAAAGAAAACTGCCAAAAATGGTAAGTTTCATTTCAACTTAAAATCTACTAATGGACAGATCGTTGGTAGCAGCCAAATGTATGCAGGTGAAAGCGGAATGAACAACGGTATTGAATCTGTAAAGAAGAATGCTCCCGGAGCCAAGGTTAAGGAAGTAGAATAA
- a CDS encoding threonine aldolase family protein, protein MITDLRSDTVTRPSPGMLDAIMHAKTGDDVYKEDPTVNELEQRMSALFGMDDALFFPSGSMANQAAIKLHTNPGEQLICDKWAHVYHYEGGGVSFNSGVSCKLVDGDRGMITASQVEESINPPDFYHSPLTSLVCLENTTNKGGGACYELETIKEISKVCDKYGLGLHLDGARLMNAVIAKKQQPIEFGKYADTISVCFSKGLGAPLGTVLVGKKGIMENAIRVRKVLGGGMRQVGFMAAAGIYALDNNVERLEEDHRRAKEISEVLRSRPYINKVEPTETNIVIFYLAERVSEENFISDLQRKNILISNMGHGKLRIVTHLDYTEDMHAHFLEVLQNYE, encoded by the coding sequence ATGATAACAGACCTGCGAAGTGATACGGTTACAAGACCGTCTCCCGGGATGCTGGATGCGATTATGCACGCCAAAACCGGTGATGATGTTTACAAAGAAGATCCCACGGTAAACGAATTGGAACAAAGAATGTCTGCCTTGTTCGGGATGGATGATGCACTTTTTTTCCCTTCAGGGAGTATGGCCAACCAGGCCGCAATAAAATTACACACCAACCCTGGGGAACAGCTTATATGTGACAAATGGGCCCATGTGTATCATTACGAAGGCGGGGGCGTATCTTTTAACAGTGGTGTTAGCTGTAAGCTGGTGGACGGAGATCGAGGCATGATCACTGCCAGCCAGGTGGAAGAATCTATAAATCCTCCCGATTTTTATCACAGTCCGCTCACTTCCCTGGTGTGCCTTGAAAATACTACAAACAAAGGGGGAGGGGCTTGCTACGAACTTGAGACTATAAAAGAGATTAGTAAAGTATGTGACAAATATGGCTTGGGATTACACCTGGACGGGGCCCGATTGATGAATGCTGTTATTGCCAAAAAGCAGCAACCTATCGAATTTGGTAAATATGCCGATACGATCTCTGTATGTTTCAGTAAAGGTTTAGGCGCTCCCCTGGGCACCGTACTGGTTGGAAAAAAAGGGATAATGGAAAATGCCATAAGAGTTCGAAAGGTACTTGGTGGTGGTATGCGACAGGTGGGCTTTATGGCTGCGGCTGGTATTTACGCTTTAGACAATAACGTAGAACGTCTGGAAGAAGATCATAGGAGAGCGAAGGAGATTTCGGAAGTTCTTAGATCGAGACCCTATATTAATAAGGTAGAACCTACCGAGACGAATATTGTTATCTTCTATTTAGCAGAACGCGTTTCAGAAGAAAATTTTATAAGTGATCTGCAGAGGAAAAACATACTAATTAGCAATATGGGGCATGGAAAATTAAGGATTGTAACACACCTGGATTATACAGAAGATATGCATGCACATTTTCTGGAAGTACTTCAGAATTACGAATAA
- a CDS encoding zinc-dependent metalloprotease produces MNKLLLNLITLSWVMTVSAQFLSEKKNLTAYEGFFNFHYSDESGEIYLEVDKLDHEFLYVHSLRTGLGSNDIGLDRGQLGGGEVVKFIKSGNKILLVQPNLEYRATSENELERRSITEAFARSVIFGFPIKETKGDTYIIDLTPFLMQDTHGVIQRLKSMKEGTYKLDASRSTLWMERSKAFPKNVEFEAMLTYTGTPTGWKLRSVAPNAESVSVIQHHSFVALPDPGYVPREFDPRSGSYPTTHLDYSTPIWEPIKKRFIMRHRLEKKDPTAAVSEAKEPIIYYLDPGTPEPVRSALLEGASWWNEAFEEIGYKDAFQVKMLPADADPMDVRYNVIQWVHRSTRGWSYGSTISDPRTGEIIKGHVSLGSLRIRQDFMIAQALMNKPFALGDNNVKPMLDMALARIRQLSAHEVGHTIGFAHNFAASTNDRASVMDYPHPSFSLINGEIDFSRAYATGIGEWDKVTVAYSYGDVPNGISEKDHLKGILDSAFARGLQFITDSDARAKDGAHVNAHLWDNGKDVTAELFNVLEIRKQAIRNFSVDNIRKGEPLTVLEDVFVPLYFFHRYQTEAVVKLVGGMDYDYSLKGYEGTTAHYLSPEVQQKALDAVMATLDIEHLMIPQDKLSLFPPRSYGYGRSRESFKSEMGVAFDALGAAATSADFALELLLNAERANRLVQQKALDPGNIGFDDVLNRLSPLLLYNAKSSVGYTNELKHTLQFTTLNRLFSLLANNKALPQVKGMINEKLDAVMDYQQKLAKKMKVEKTEVMRMIEKFRDDPEEYKISSVPDIPDGSPIGMDCSGPNFNH; encoded by the coding sequence ATGAATAAACTACTGCTCAATCTTATCACCTTATCGTGGGTGATGACTGTTTCGGCCCAGTTCCTTTCAGAAAAAAAGAATCTTACTGCTTATGAAGGATTTTTCAATTTCCATTACTCCGATGAAAGCGGGGAGATCTACCTTGAAGTAGATAAACTAGATCACGAATTTCTCTATGTCCATTCTTTACGAACCGGCCTGGGATCGAATGATATAGGCCTGGATCGCGGACAATTGGGTGGGGGAGAAGTAGTTAAGTTTATTAAGAGTGGGAACAAGATATTACTGGTCCAGCCAAATCTTGAATATCGGGCAACTTCGGAAAATGAATTGGAACGCCGATCGATCACAGAGGCCTTTGCAAGGTCGGTGATCTTTGGCTTCCCCATAAAAGAGACAAAAGGTGATACCTATATAATAGATCTTACGCCGTTTTTAATGCAGGATACCCATGGGGTGATCCAACGGTTGAAATCCATGAAGGAGGGAACCTATAAACTGGATGCTTCACGCTCTACTCTTTGGATGGAACGAAGCAAGGCCTTTCCCAAGAATGTGGAGTTTGAGGCTATGCTCACGTATACCGGGACTCCAACAGGATGGAAATTACGATCGGTGGCACCTAATGCCGAGTCGGTTTCTGTGATCCAGCATCATAGTTTTGTTGCCTTACCCGACCCTGGTTATGTGCCGAGAGAATTCGATCCTCGTTCGGGCTCGTACCCTACTACACATCTGGATTATAGCACACCAATCTGGGAGCCCATTAAAAAACGATTTATCATGCGGCATAGATTGGAGAAGAAAGATCCAACAGCTGCAGTAAGCGAAGCTAAAGAACCCATTATTTATTACCTGGATCCGGGAACTCCGGAGCCGGTGCGCTCCGCATTATTAGAAGGTGCGAGTTGGTGGAACGAGGCATTCGAGGAAATAGGATACAAGGACGCCTTCCAGGTGAAAATGCTCCCTGCCGATGCAGATCCCATGGACGTGCGTTACAATGTAATTCAATGGGTACACCGCTCCACCAGGGGCTGGAGCTATGGTTCCACTATAAGCGACCCCCGTACAGGAGAAATTATAAAAGGTCATGTGAGTCTGGGAAGTTTAAGGATACGGCAGGATTTTATGATCGCACAGGCCCTGATGAATAAACCCTTTGCCCTGGGTGACAATAATGTAAAACCCATGCTGGATATGGCCCTGGCACGTATTAGGCAATTATCGGCACATGAGGTAGGTCATACTATAGGGTTTGCACATAATTTTGCCGCGAGTACAAACGATCGCGCCAGTGTTATGGACTATCCACATCCATCCTTTAGCCTTATAAATGGTGAAATTGATTTTAGCAGGGCCTACGCAACGGGGATTGGAGAATGGGATAAGGTTACAGTGGCGTATTCCTACGGAGATGTACCGAATGGAATTTCGGAAAAAGATCATTTAAAAGGGATCCTGGATTCGGCTTTTGCACGGGGACTTCAATTTATAACAGACAGTGATGCAAGGGCGAAAGATGGAGCACATGTTAATGCACACTTATGGGATAATGGGAAAGATGTTACCGCCGAGCTTTTTAATGTGCTCGAGATACGGAAACAGGCTATCCGAAATTTTTCTGTTGATAATATAAGAAAGGGAGAACCTCTAACTGTCCTGGAAGACGTTTTTGTCCCTTTGTATTTCTTTCACCGATATCAAACCGAAGCCGTAGTGAAACTGGTTGGAGGTATGGATTACGATTATAGCCTGAAAGGATATGAGGGTACCACAGCGCATTATCTTTCTCCCGAAGTTCAGCAAAAAGCTTTGGATGCAGTGATGGCGACCCTGGACATTGAACACTTAATGATCCCACAGGATAAATTGAGTTTGTTTCCACCAAGATCCTACGGCTATGGTCGCTCAAGAGAATCGTTTAAGAGCGAAATGGGAGTAGCATTCGATGCGCTTGGAGCTGCGGCCACCAGTGCCGATTTCGCCCTTGAGTTACTGCTAAATGCCGAAAGAGCGAATCGTCTTGTCCAGCAGAAGGCCCTGGACCCGGGTAATATTGGATTTGACGATGTACTTAATAGGTTATCCCCGTTATTGTTGTACAATGCTAAGTCTTCGGTAGGATATACAAACGAACTAAAGCATACCTTGCAGTTTACTACGCTTAACAGGCTATTTTCGTTGCTGGCGAATAATAAAGCGCTGCCTCAGGTGAAGGGAATGATAAATGAGAAATTGGATGCAGTGATGGATTACCAGCAAAAGCTGGCGAAGAAAATGAAAGTTGAAAAAACAGAAGTTATGCGAATGATAGAAAAATTTCGTGATGATCCGGAAGAATATAAAATTAGCTCTGTTCCCGATATTCCGGATGGGAGCCCGATTGGTATGGACTGCTCAGGGCCGAATTTTAACCATTAA
- the prfB gene encoding peptide chain release factor 2 (programmed frameshift), translating to MITSDQLTDLRNRLDALRRYLDVAGKQIEITNDEEKTFDPNFWNNPREAEAFMKQLRNKKKWVEDYEKAVSLTDDAEIIFEFFKEGEGEAANVENRYELALDAIEALEFKNMLSSEGDDLSAVLQITAGAGGTESCDWAQMLMRMYLMWAEKHGYKVKELNFQAGDVAGVKTVSLEIDGDYAFGWLKSENGVHRLVRISPFDSNAKRHTSFASVYVYPLADDSIEIDINPADISWDFARSSGAGGQNVNKVETKAILTHHPSGIVIHNSETRSQLENREKAMQMLKSQLYEIELRKQQAQRDEIEAGKMAIEWGSQIRNYVLHPYKLIKDVRTQHETGNVDAVLDGDLDAFLKAYLMMSGQGEKSEEL from the exons ATGATAACATCCGATCAACTTACCGATCTTAGAAATCGCCTGGATGCGTTGAGGAGGTATCTT GACGTTGCCGGCAAGCAAATAGAAATCACGAACGACGAGGAAAAAACCTTCGATCCAAACTTCTGGAACAACCCACGAGAAGCAGAAGCCTTCATGAAGCAGCTTCGAAATAAGAAGAAATGGGTGGAGGACTACGAGAAGGCCGTGTCTCTTACAGACGATGCCGAGATCATATTCGAATTCTTTAAGGAAGGTGAAGGCGAAGCGGCCAATGTTGAAAATCGGTACGAATTGGCACTCGACGCCATAGAAGCCCTGGAGTTTAAAAATATGCTAAGCTCCGAAGGTGACGATCTCTCGGCTGTCCTGCAGATCACGGCTGGCGCAGGAGGTACCGAAAGCTGCGATTGGGCACAAATGCTTATGCGCATGTATCTCATGTGGGCAGAAAAACACGGTTATAAGGTGAAAGAACTCAATTTTCAGGCAGGTGATGTTGCCGGAGTAAAAACGGTAAGTCTTGAGATCGATGGTGATTACGCCTTCGGATGGTTGAAAAGTGAGAATGGGGTGCACCGTCTGGTGCGTATCTCTCCCTTCGACAGTAACGCAAAACGCCATACCAGCTTTGCCAGTGTGTATGTTTACCCCCTGGCCGACGACTCGATCGAGATCGATATCAACCCGGCAGATATTTCCTGGGACTTTGCCCGAAGTAGCGGCGCCGGAGGACAAAATGTGAACAAGGTGGAGACCAAGGCCATTCTTACCCACCATCCCAGTGGTATAGTGATCCATAATTCGGAAACACGCTCTCAACTCGAGAACAGAGAAAAGGCAATGCAAATGCTGAAGTCTCAATTGTACGAGATCGAACTTCGAAAACAACAGGCACAGCGCGACGAGATTGAGGCGGGTAAAATGGCAATTGAGTGGGGTTCTCAAATAAGGAATTATGTGCTTCATCCCTACAAACTGATAAAAGATGTTCGCACCCAGCATGAGACGGGCAATGTAGATGCTGTCTTGGACGGTGATCTGGACGCTTTTCTGAAGGCCTATCTCATGATGTCCGGACAGGGAGAGAAGTCGGAGGAACTATAA